Proteins co-encoded in one Arachis hypogaea cultivar Tifrunner chromosome 13, arahy.Tifrunner.gnm2.J5K5, whole genome shotgun sequence genomic window:
- the LOC112736897 gene encoding uncharacterized protein, with product MTPDDIGQACHEGEGVDAHQAINGYHSVWMSHWLHTDCKSASTNRNHSMFGCGVKEVKQDSGSEQHGLIGCSDVVVDSSVRPGALGEVGRGAGVTSINEAEYGKSKKPSIDSKSFPIFNVSQKTEGILSLKKEHDSLYHGECIKSETKSCSVDDSVSPNRTGIHVPSASAHHPPKTETSVREHWLLSQGNLPSGLLMKSPNAVEQKNIDVSTSLWNEFVKSDSAVVPTVCDKGKGLMPAFTSGHQKIYQSSYNVATQEHITTTKYHSFSSLLIHEKKMSNLLDPHRSSFSRWIQDGIAQLPHNPGVDDKDDELCFVRHEHHNIHNHVAGANITNQTASLKSTKPQVICGESSLQLLHDGESMKTTHHFLNSEETDANLSDRGQFFREAIVPSKFKGNSVKLETLGGSIKSSGKENVRDLRSSTTLKNESSAETDAMDIRALHENHLQSDVPLQTNKSSKDIQKSPSSQVAVTSANENNKAKSTNIELLDINQEPCDEQTMANPIVDRETSTSRTHSLGAEHFLPDADEHGRSISGNSSLGLDSSSRWVKRLKLCRMGSACGTESVNIGECSSHEKVNNTLAKAVEGTEASKEPRVVNHAKEQMVPDPPTAVLTNGKSSFTEAKRDVEITLSHPWIQRWSHKHSASIKKRHESVDPHDPKSSNIAIEDIQKEQFPSIAAMALMGKALNCLNPSRVMKKGPVTVWNAKGF from the exons ATGACGCCTGACGATATTGGACAAGCATGTCATGAGGGTGAGGGGGTGGATGCTCATCAGGCGATAAACGGTTACCACTCAGTGTGGATGTCTCATTGGCTGCACACAGATTGTAAGTCAGCATCCACTAATCGGAACCATTCAATGTTTGGTTGTGGAGTTAAAGAAGTCAAACAAGACAGTGGCTCTGAACAGCATGGTTTAATTGGCTGTTCAGATGTTGTGGTTGATAGTTCTGTGCGTCCTGGAGCATTAGGAGAAGTAGGCAGGGGTGCAGGGGTTACTTCCATCAATGAGGCTGAATATGGAAAATCAAAGAAGCCAAGTATTGATTCCAAATCATTTCCTATATTCAACGTTTCTCAAAAGACTGAAGGAATTTTGTCGTTGAAGAAGGAACATGATAGTCTTTACCATGGAGAATGTATAAAGTCTGAAACTAAATCCTGCTCTGTAGATGACAGTGTTTCTCCTAATAGAACTGGCATTCATGTGCCATCAGCATCTGCACATCATCCTCCTAAAACTGAAACATCAGTTAGAGAGCATTGGTTGTTGTCTCAAGGAAATTTACCTTCAGGTCTGTTGATGAAATCTCCAAATGCAGTTGAACAGAAGAACATAGATGTTTCAACATCACTATGGAATGAATTTGTAAAATCAGACTCTGCCGTTGTGCCAACTGTGTGTGACAAAGGAAAAGGTTTGATGCCTGCATTCACATCTGGACACCAAAAAATATACCAGTCAAGCTACAATGTAGCAACCCAGGAGCATATCACCACTACTAAATATCAcagtttttcttctcttctaatCCATGAGAAGAAAATGAGTAACCTGTTAGACCCGCATAGATCTTCCTTTTCAAGATGGATTCAAGATGGTATTGCTCAGTTACCGCACAACCCCGGCGTTGATGACAAGGATGATGAATTGTGTTTTGTTCGCCATGAGCACCACAACATTCACAATCATGTTGCTGGTGCAAACATTACAAATCAAACTGCTTCCTTAAAGTCAACTAAACCTCAAGTTATTTGTGGTGAAAGCTCCCTGCAATTGCTTCATGATGGTGAGAGTATGAAGACAACTCACCATTTTCTTAACTCTGAAGAGACTGATGCTAATTTATCTGACAGAGGTCAATTCTTTAGAGAGGCAATAGTGCCTTCCAAATTCAAAGGAAATTCTGTGAAGCTGGAAACTCTAGGGGGCTCCATAAAGAGTTCAGGAAAGGAAAATGTGCGAGATCTCAGAAGTTCAACAACCCTGAAGAATGAATCATCTGCCGAAACAGATGCCATGGACATTCGTGCTTTACATGAGAATCACCTTCAGA GTGATGTTCCATTGCAAACAAACAAG aGTTCCAAGGATATTCAAAAGTCACCCAGTTCTCAAGTTGCAGTAACTTCAGCCAATGAGAATAACAAAGCTAAATCAACGAATATAGAACTACTTGACATAAACCAAGAGCCTTGTGATGAGCAGACTATGGCAAATCCGATAGTTGATAGGGAGACTAGTACATCTAGAACCCACAGCCTTGGTGCGGAACATTTTCTTCCCGATGCAGATGAGCACGGAAGGTCAATATCTGGCAATAGTTCTTTGGGTCTGGATTCTAGTAGCAGATGGGTTAAACGACTCAAGTTATGCAGAATGGGTTCTGCATGTGGCACTGAAAGTGTAAACATTGGAGAATGTTCTTCACATGAAAAAGTAAATAATACTTTGGCAAAAGCTGTGGAAGGTACTGAAGCTAGCAAGGAGCCCAGAGTTGTAAATCATGCCAAAGAGCAGATGGTACCGGATCCACCTACAGCAGTATTAACAAATGGCAAGTCCAGTTTTACAGAAGCGAAGAGAGATGTCGAAATCACACTTTCACATCCCTGGATTCAGAGATGGAGTCACAAACATTCTGCATCCATCAAAAAGAGGCACGAATCAGTGGATCCTCATGATCCAAAGTCTTCAAACATAGCGATAGAAGATATTCAAAAGGAGCAGTTTCCAAGCATTGCTGCTATGGCACTTATGGGAAAGGCACTGAACTGTTTGAATCCATCCAGGGTTATGAAAAAGGGACCGGTGACAGTTTGGAATGCGAAGGGATTTTGA
- the LOC112736898 gene encoding glucose-1-phosphate adenylyltransferase large subunit 1, producing MESACMAMKTNPHCLHQENGFLGERIKGGVNYSPWIIKEKKKKMINKAKPSVVSSVLTSETAKESLTIQMPSFLRRKADPKNVVSIILGGGPGAQLYPLTKRTATPAVPVGGCYRLIDIPMSNCINSGINKIFVLTQFNSASLNRHIARTYFGNGINFGDGYVEVLAATQTAGEAGNKWFQGTADAVRQFTWVFEDAKHTNVENVLILAGDHLYRMDYMDLVQSHVDRNADITVSCAAVGDSRASDYGLVKVDGRGRIIHFSEKPKGADLKSMQVDTSIMGLSHQDAKKSPYIASMGVYVFKTEVLLKLLKWRYPTSNDFGSEIIPAAVGEHDVQAYFFGDYWEDIGTIKSFYDANMALTEENPMFKFYDPKTPIYTSPRFLPPTKIDKCRIVDAIISHGCFLRECTVQHSIVGERSRLDYGVELLDTVMMGADYYQTESEIAALLAEGKVPIGIGKNTKIRNCIIDKNARIGKDVIIMNKDGVEEADRSEDGFYIRSGITIIMEKATIEDRTVI from the exons ATGGAATCTGCATGTATGGCAATGAAAACCAATCCTCATTGCCTTCATCAAGAAAATGGATTCTTAGGTGAAAGGATCAAAGGGGGTGTCAACTACAGTCCCTGGATCatcaaagagaagaagaagaagatgatcaaTAAGGCCAAACCTTCTGTTGTATCTTCTGTTCTTACATCAGAAACTGCAAAAGAATCTTTG ACAATTCAAATGCCATCTTTTCTGAGAAGAAAAGCTGATCCAAAAAATGTAGTCTCAATCATATTGGGGGGTGGTCCTGGTGCTCAACTTTATCCACTCACAAAAAGAACAGCCACACCTGCT gttcCTGTTGGTGGTTGCTACAGGCTTATAGACATACCAATGAGCAATTGCATCAACAGTGGCATCAACAAGATATTTGTGTTAACACAGTTCAACTCTGCATCCCTCAACCGGCACATAGCTCGCACCTACTTTGGAAATGGCATCAACTTTGGAGATGGATATGTTGAG GTTCTGGCAGCTACTCAAACAGCTGGTGAAGCTGGAAATAAGTGGTTCCAAGGAACAGCAGATGCTGTGAGGCAATTCACTTGGGTGTTCGAG GATGCTAAGCACACAAATGTTGAGAATGTTTTGATCTTGGCTGGTGATCATTTATACAGAATGGATTACATGGACCTTGTGCAG AGTCATGTAGATAGAAATGCAGATATCACAGTTTCATGTGCTGCTGTAGGAGACAG CCGCGCATCGGATTACGGGTTGGTCAAGGTTGATGGCAGAGGTAGGATCATCCATTTTTCAGAGAAACCAAAGGGTGCTGATCTGAAATCAATG CAAGTAGATACTTCTATTATGGGGTTGTCACACCAAGATGCAAAGAAATCACCATATATTGCCTCTATGGGGGTTTATGTATTCAAGACAGAGGTTTTACTCAAGCTTCTCAAATGGAGATATCCAACATCCAATGACTTTGGATCCGAAATCATTCCTGCAGCTGTCGGGGAGCACGATGTTCAA GCATATTTTTTTGGAGACTATTGGGAAGACATTGGAACAATCAAATCCTTTTATGATGCTAACATGGCTCTTACTGAAGAG AATCCAATGTTCAAATTCTATGACCCCAAGACACCTATTTACACATCTCCAAGATTCCTACCACCAACTAAGATTGATAAATGCCGG ATTGTGGATGCAATCATCTCCCATGGATGTTTCCTGAGAGAATGTACTGTCCAACATTCCATTGTGGGCGAGCGATCGCGTTTGGATTATGGAGTTGAACTCCTG GACACTGTAATGATGGGAGCAGACTATTACCAAACGGAATCTGAAATAGCCGCGCTTTTGGCCGAAGGGAAGGTTCCCATTGGGATTGGAAAGAACACCAAGATTAG GAACTGCATAATTGACAAGAATGCAAGGATTGGGAAAGATGTGATCATCATGAACAAAGAT GGTGTTGAAGAAGCAGATAGATCAGAAGATGGATTCTACATAAGGTCAGGAATCACCATCATAATGGAGAAGGCAACAATAGAGGATAGAACTGTCATATAA
- the LOC112735726 gene encoding uncharacterized protein has product MEASKTKSNNFHARSNSLPSRPHPLILQCNEHLERLRSSNETSSSSSSSSSSLRYKLGALQDLHECVENLVQLPLTQDTLLHEPQENCVDELLDGSLRLLDVCTSAKDSLLHTKECIRELQSVIRRKRGGEEGIIAEAKKFLNSRKVVKKAIVKALLNLKSIAKNIIKDQQTLALVGLLKDVEVVTLSIFESLLHFISGTSSSNAKHGTLSLVSKLIIHTKRTTKTCSYESEFSQVDAALLACISDNNMSEMQNQLEKLESCIQDLEEGLEFMFRRLIKTRVALLNILNH; this is encoded by the coding sequence ATGGAAGCCTCAAAGACAAAGTCCAATAATTTCCATGCTAGATCAAATAGTTTACCTTCAAGGCCACACCCTTTGATTCTACAATGCAATGAGCATTTAGAGAGGTTAAGATCTTCCAATGaaacctcttcttcttcttcttcttcttcttcttctcttagaTACAAGCTAGGAGCCTTACAAGATCTTCATGAATGTGTTGAAAACTTGGTTCAACTTCCACTAACACAAGATACCCTTTTGCATGAACCTCAAGAAAATTGTGTTGATGAGCTCTTAGATGGATCTTTGAGGCTCCTTGATGTTTGCACATCAGCAAAAGATTCTCTGCTTCACACAAAGGAGTGCATTCGCGAGCTTCAATCGGTTATTCgaagaaaaagaggaggagaagaagggaTCATAGCTGAGGCTAAGAAGTTCTTGAACTCAAGGAAAGTTGTCAAAAAGGCCATAGTCAAAGCCTTGCTGAATTTGAAGTCTATTGCCAAAAACATCATCAAAGATCAACAAACATTGGCATTGGTTGGTTTGTTGAAAGATGTTGAAGTTGTTACACTTTCAATATTTGAGTCCTTGTTGCATTTTATCTCAGGAACTTCATCATCAAATGCAAAACATGGTACTTTGTCTTTGGTTTCAAAGTTAATAATCCACACCAAAAGGACAACAAAAACTTGCTCTTATGAGAGTGAATTTTCCCAAGTGGATGCAGCATTATTGGCATGCATATCAGATAACAACATGAGTGAAATGCAGAACCAATTGGAGAAACTTGAGTCATGCATCCAGGATCTTGAAGAAGGACTTGAGTTTATGTTTAGGCGTTTGATCAAAACTAGGGTTGCTCTTCTAAACATTCTCAATCACTAG